The Ideonella dechloratans genome includes a window with the following:
- a CDS encoding HNH endonuclease, giving the protein MKLIDVSTPSYPDTHAMVDDADFEALNQWKWSAEKRSGTFYAIRCVRGPGGKKTTVRMHRQIVGEGVEVDHADGNGLNNQRENLRSCSVAENQQNRKRARGTSQYKGVMWDRFHNRWKAKIIVNGERINLGSFMSEEDAALQYDAAAKEHFGEFASLNFPGEAGP; this is encoded by the coding sequence ATGAAGCTGATCGATGTGAGCACGCCCAGCTACCCAGACACCCACGCAATGGTGGATGACGCCGATTTCGAGGCGCTGAACCAGTGGAAATGGTCTGCCGAGAAACGCAGTGGCACGTTCTACGCCATCCGGTGCGTTCGCGGGCCTGGAGGGAAGAAGACAACCGTTCGGATGCACCGGCAGATTGTCGGTGAAGGTGTTGAGGTCGATCACGCTGACGGCAATGGCCTGAACAACCAGCGGGAAAACCTTCGGTCGTGCTCTGTCGCTGAGAACCAGCAGAACCGAAAGCGTGCCCGTGGAACGTCGCAATACAAGGGCGTTATGTGGGATAGGTTTCACAACCGCTGGAAGGCCAAGATCATCGTCAATGGTGAGCGCATCAACCTCGGGAGTTTCATGAGTGAGGAAGATGCGGCCCTTCAATACGACGCAGCAGCGAAAGAGCATTTCGGTGAATTCGCCAGCCTGAACTTTCCTGGTGAGGCCGGGCCATGA
- a CDS encoding Ref family recombination enhancement nuclease translates to MKRAATAAEKRHMGRVAALGCILCDHLGLGATPAQVHHVREDQGGAQRASNYLTVPLCPEHHTGKTGLHGLGTRAFERTYGLSELDLLALTLERLEGGCR, encoded by the coding sequence ATGAAGCGCGCCGCCACCGCCGCCGAGAAGCGCCACATGGGCCGCGTGGCCGCGCTGGGCTGCATCCTGTGCGATCACCTGGGCCTGGGCGCCACGCCGGCGCAGGTTCATCACGTCCGCGAAGATCAGGGCGGCGCCCAGCGCGCCAGCAACTACCTGACCGTGCCCCTGTGCCCTGAGCACCACACGGGCAAGACCGGCCTGCACGGGCTGGGCACCAGAGCCTTCGAGCGCACCTACGGCCTTTCCGAACTCGACCTGCTGGCCCTGACCCTCGAACGACTGGAGGGCGGATGCCGGTAG
- a CDS encoding ATP-binding protein, translating into MPASLGERHKAPDTGAKAPSLPVFRQVFGTCEQHGQYPLNSLDSEGRERWRPDVCPACAKQSAVRQLMRRAEISPRFEGCTFDGYAATAPDQVQALEVCRDYADSFAEALKVGRCLILRGNPGTGKNHLAVAITKQVLAQGHTALHATAYEIVCRIRETWGRRQPGDQTEQDVTRALGDVDLLVIDEVGRQYGTEGEQIHLFHVIDHRYRLMKPTIVISNKEPEEIRAYLGEAAYDRLREGGGQMVHFDWESHRGKGGAA; encoded by the coding sequence TTGCCTGCCAGCCTGGGGGAGCGCCACAAGGCCCCCGACACCGGCGCCAAGGCGCCGAGCCTTCCGGTCTTTCGTCAGGTGTTCGGCACCTGCGAGCAGCACGGCCAGTACCCGCTGAACAGCCTGGACAGCGAGGGGCGCGAACGCTGGCGGCCCGATGTGTGCCCGGCCTGCGCGAAGCAATCGGCCGTGCGCCAGCTCATGCGTCGCGCCGAGATTTCGCCCCGATTCGAGGGCTGCACGTTCGATGGCTACGCTGCGACGGCCCCCGACCAGGTGCAGGCCCTCGAAGTCTGCCGCGACTACGCTGATTCGTTCGCCGAGGCCCTCAAGGTTGGCCGCTGCCTCATCCTGCGCGGGAACCCTGGCACCGGGAAGAACCATCTGGCCGTCGCCATCACGAAGCAGGTGCTGGCGCAGGGCCACACCGCGCTGCACGCCACGGCCTACGAAATCGTCTGCCGCATCCGCGAGACGTGGGGGCGCCGGCAGCCGGGCGACCAGACCGAGCAGGACGTGACGCGCGCGCTGGGCGACGTTGATCTTCTGGTGATCGACGAGGTGGGCCGCCAGTACGGCACCGAGGGCGAGCAAATCCACCTGTTCCACGTCATCGACCATCGCTACCGGCTGATGAAGCCCACCATCGTCATCAGCAACAAGGAGCCGGAGGAAATCCGTGCCTACCTGGGCGAAGCCGCCTATGACCGCCTGCGCGAGGGGGGCGGCCAGATGGTGCATTTCGACTGGGAAAGCCACCGGGGCAAAGGGGGGGCGGCGTGA
- a CDS encoding terminase small subunit, with protein MAAKPKLTPEQWADVRNHWEHDPRDGYSWLVDELGLPVSAPGVRKTALRDGWAKVSAQGDDATPAPAKTGTKEPKKAARTKAEGQPKGDATPRTSKVSKVSENHQRETISETMSTGETMPLTTAEALERDPDQFGVLAQLTDMQEVFVREYMVDWNGTQAAIRAGYSAKSAGEIAYQLLQKPSVREAIETLASARARRLGIDADELMRMWAAVVTLDANEISQLRRVCCPYCWGADHQRQYTPSSLEAARTKHERERQRRLKADQNDDIGEFPAYTDAWYDKRRPPAEDCPECHGEGVVEVFFADTRNLSPAARLVYAGVKEGRDGIEVLTMSKEKAADNLARALGLFKEKETEVNINMVSGDELFRLYEDKMQQARERQALVLSERGIVIDADEGGPPAPGADEPEPEESP; from the coding sequence ATGGCGGCAAAACCGAAGCTGACGCCCGAGCAATGGGCGGATGTCCGAAATCACTGGGAGCACGACCCGCGCGATGGGTATTCCTGGCTCGTCGATGAGCTGGGCTTGCCCGTGTCCGCGCCGGGCGTGCGCAAGACCGCGCTGCGCGATGGCTGGGCCAAGGTTTCCGCCCAGGGGGATGACGCCACCCCGGCCCCGGCCAAGACCGGCACCAAGGAGCCGAAGAAGGCCGCCCGCACGAAGGCGGAGGGCCAACCGAAAGGCGACGCCACGCCGCGCACCAGCAAGGTTTCCAAGGTTTCCGAAAACCATCAGCGAGAAACCATCAGCGAAACCATGAGCACGGGCGAAACCATGCCCCTGACCACGGCCGAAGCCCTGGAGCGCGACCCCGACCAGTTCGGCGTCCTCGCGCAACTGACTGATATGCAAGAGGTTTTCGTCCGCGAATACATGGTGGATTGGAACGGGACGCAGGCAGCTATCCGGGCTGGCTACAGTGCCAAGAGCGCGGGGGAAATCGCCTACCAGCTACTCCAGAAACCTTCGGTGCGGGAGGCGATAGAAACCTTGGCCTCGGCCCGCGCGCGCCGGCTGGGCATCGACGCCGACGAGCTGATGCGGATGTGGGCGGCGGTCGTCACCCTGGATGCCAACGAGATTTCCCAGCTTCGGCGGGTGTGCTGCCCGTACTGCTGGGGAGCTGACCACCAGCGGCAATACACCCCGTCCAGCCTGGAGGCCGCCCGAACGAAGCATGAGCGGGAGCGCCAGCGCCGCCTGAAGGCCGACCAGAACGACGACATCGGGGAGTTCCCGGCCTACACCGACGCTTGGTACGACAAGCGCCGCCCGCCGGCGGAAGACTGCCCGGAATGCCACGGCGAGGGCGTCGTGGAGGTGTTCTTCGCGGACACCCGCAACCTGTCGCCGGCCGCCCGCCTGGTCTATGCCGGCGTGAAGGAAGGCCGGGATGGCATCGAAGTCCTAACCATGAGCAAGGAGAAGGCCGCCGACAACTTGGCGCGCGCCCTGGGCCTGTTCAAGGAGAAGGAAACCGAGGTGAACATCAACATGGTGTCGGGTGACGAACTGTTCCGCCTCTACGAGGACAAGATGCAGCAGGCGCGCGAGCGGCAGGCCCTGGTACTGTCCGAGCGCGGCATCGTCATTGACGCCGACGAGGGCGGGCCGCCAGCGCCTGGCGCGGACGAACCGGAGCCGGAGGAATCCCCGTGA
- a CDS encoding DUF1367 family protein, whose translation MDMVLVKTPNGALAPADEEARALIEKLKAGQGVRATIRRAMAPRQVCGYTSPVTSKKGVIGIGVPMHRCDESRSFSSAEYAASLSVPPVMAARMGERKLRRFAQAVPGTPTRSSCRPQLALGAAVFANRTAWRPIMAKTTCAPAQSPLQHARSVLGQSPRDVATYLSISTESLDWLSSVFKAIEMLHEKGGGEIHIKRLVGLGKYVADDIGNLIGCAHEDIVSAIEAAEEQEGGAA comes from the coding sequence ATGGACATGGTTCTGGTCAAGACTCCGAACGGCGCGCTGGCACCGGCCGACGAGGAAGCCCGTGCGCTGATCGAGAAGCTGAAGGCCGGCCAGGGCGTGCGCGCCACCATCCGCCGCGCTATGGCGCCGCGTCAGGTTTGCGGGTACACTTCCCCCGTCACGTCAAAAAAAGGCGTGATCGGGATTGGCGTCCCGATGCACCGCTGCGACGAAAGCCGCAGTTTCTCTTCCGCAGAGTATGCGGCTTCGTTGTCTGTGCCTCCAGTTATGGCGGCTCGGATGGGGGAGCGCAAGCTCCGCCGGTTCGCGCAAGCGGTGCCCGGTACGCCAACCCGTTCGAGCTGCCGCCCCCAATTGGCGTTGGGTGCGGCGGTTTTTGCAAACCGCACCGCTTGGAGGCCAATCATGGCAAAGACCACTTGCGCGCCCGCGCAATCCCCGCTTCAACACGCCCGTTCCGTTCTCGGACAATCGCCCCGCGACGTAGCCACCTACCTCAGCATCAGCACTGAATCGCTCGACTGGCTCAGTTCCGTCTTCAAGGCCATCGAAATGCTGCACGAGAAGGGCGGCGGCGAAATCCATATTAAACGCTTGGTCGGGCTCGGCAAGTATGTCGCCGACGACATCGGAAACCTCATCGGCTGTGCTCATGAGGACATCGTTTCCGCCATCGAAGCCGCAGAAGAGCAGGAAGGCGGTGCAGCATGA
- a CDS encoding DNA-binding protein, whose amino-acid sequence MRDYSKVGPKFWIGATGKRLRAAGMEAQIVAMYLLTSPHANMLGLYYCPTMFIAHETGLGLEGASKGLQSAIEAGFCEYDEASEVVWVIEMASYQIGEALKPNDLRVKGVQNEYGSLPENPYLARFYEKYSAAFCMSACRGKTSPYEAPSKPLRSQEQEQEKEQEQEQKSLGGDGQPDGTDGGDGNGTNPDAAPAAPPKTKRGTRLPEDWRLPKGWGDWALENRPDMTDADVRHQAACFADYWHGKAGADARKADWEATWRNWIRRADSPLPKGGPARPGRMNPPAHPQQPKEPRDVVTSI is encoded by the coding sequence ATGCGTGATTACTCGAAAGTCGGCCCGAAGTTCTGGATTGGTGCCACGGGTAAGCGCCTGCGCGCGGCAGGGATGGAGGCGCAGATCGTCGCCATGTACCTGCTGACCAGCCCGCACGCCAACATGCTGGGCCTCTACTACTGCCCGACCATGTTCATTGCCCATGAAACCGGGCTGGGCTTGGAAGGGGCTTCAAAGGGGCTTCAAAGCGCCATCGAAGCCGGATTTTGCGAGTACGACGAGGCTTCCGAGGTGGTCTGGGTGATCGAAATGGCCTCGTACCAGATCGGAGAGGCGCTCAAGCCCAACGACCTGCGCGTCAAAGGGGTGCAGAACGAGTACGGCTCGCTGCCCGAAAACCCTTATCTGGCGCGGTTTTACGAGAAGTACAGCGCGGCATTCTGCATGTCGGCCTGCCGGGGGAAAACAAGCCCCTACGAAGCCCCTTCAAAGCCCCTCCGAAGCCAAGAACAGGAACAGGAGAAAGAACAGGAGCAGGAACAGAAGAGTCTTGGGGGCGACGGCCAGCCCGACGGCACCGATGGCGGCGACGGCAACGGAACCAACCCCGATGCTGCGCCTGCGGCTCCGCCGAAAACCAAGCGGGGAACCCGCTTGCCCGAGGACTGGAGACTGCCGAAGGGCTGGGGCGACTGGGCGCTGGAGAACCGCCCCGACATGACCGACGCCGACGTGCGGCACCAAGCCGCCTGCTTTGCCGACTACTGGCACGGCAAGGCCGGTGCCGATGCGCGCAAGGCCGACTGGGAGGCCACCTGGCGCAACTGGATTCGCCGCGCCGACAGCCCGCTGCCCAAGGGTGGGCCGGCGCGTCCTGGCCGCATGAACCCGCCTGCCCACCCCCAACAACCGAAGGAGCCGCGCGATGTTGTCACGAGCATCTGA
- a CDS encoding DUF1367 family protein: protein MLKSPSGALIPASDDAGEMLRKIKVGTPVFVEVKRIRNYKFLKKAFALFKLAFEAWEPVTPLEYKGLPVAKDFERFRKDMTILAGFYKPVYNVRGELRLEAESLSFSSMDDERFETVFRAVLTVVWNRVLKAAGYASEEEVERVVNELMRFDQ from the coding sequence ATGCTCAAGTCGCCCAGCGGAGCATTGATCCCGGCATCAGATGATGCTGGCGAAATGCTGCGGAAGATCAAGGTTGGCACCCCGGTCTTCGTAGAGGTCAAGCGGATCAGGAATTACAAGTTCCTGAAAAAGGCGTTCGCCCTGTTCAAGCTGGCCTTCGAGGCATGGGAGCCGGTCACGCCCCTGGAATACAAGGGGCTGCCGGTCGCCAAGGACTTCGAGCGGTTCCGCAAAGACATGACGATCCTGGCCGGGTTCTACAAGCCGGTCTACAACGTGCGCGGCGAGCTGCGGCTGGAAGCCGAAAGCCTGTCCTTTTCCAGCATGGACGATGAGCGGTTCGAGACGGTGTTCCGGGCTGTGCTGACCGTGGTGTGGAACCGCGTGCTGAAGGCCGCCGGCTACGCCAGCGAGGAAGAAGTCGAGCGCGTCGTCAATGAGCTGATGAGGTTCGACCAATGA
- a CDS encoding helix-turn-helix domain-containing protein, whose product MAEKKPAANTRMEQAAAVKTIGARMRQARELCNLSQSAAAKRLGYSNSSKLSKVEGATDTNSVPLWLILRAAKVYEVSIDFLFGVTDDWEVGARMSIERETSAWLFDTWEKARQRDMAALKKLHDKVEAMSEAVALMLTTTDDVGAALARFMELNPGFEDMPGGARLLSTVGRATGAAKGAKAKMARFRVECVLAAADTHQLSLAL is encoded by the coding sequence ATGGCAGAGAAGAAACCGGCGGCGAACACGCGCATGGAACAGGCGGCGGCGGTCAAGACCATCGGCGCCCGGATGCGGCAGGCCCGCGAGCTGTGCAACCTGTCCCAGAGCGCGGCGGCGAAGCGCCTGGGCTACTCGAACTCGTCCAAGCTGTCCAAGGTCGAGGGGGCAACGGACACCAACAGCGTGCCCCTGTGGCTCATCCTGCGCGCGGCTAAGGTGTACGAGGTCAGCATCGACTTCCTGTTCGGCGTCACCGATGACTGGGAAGTCGGCGCCCGCATGAGCATCGAGCGGGAAACCTCGGCCTGGCTGTTCGACACCTGGGAAAAAGCCCGCCAGCGGGACATGGCGGCTCTGAAAAAATTGCATGACAAGGTGGAGGCGATGTCCGAGGCCGTGGCGCTGATGCTCACCACCACCGACGACGTGGGCGCGGCCCTGGCGCGCTTCATGGAGCTGAACCCCGGCTTTGAGGACATGCCGGGAGGCGCCCGACTCTTGAGCACGGTAGGGCGGGCCACCGGCGCCGCCAAAGGCGCCAAGGCCAAGATGGCGCGGTTCCGTGTGGAGTGCGTCCTGGCTGCTGCCGACACTCATCAACTGAGCCTGGCCCTGTAG